The sequence TTCCGCACGAATTGATCACCCTTTAAGTTTTATGTTGTTCATAAATTTTATTTTCTCAGTATTATTATCTAATAAATTAAAACATTTTGCAAACGTACTATAAATTATTAATTTGTTTTTTAGTAATTAAATGGTAGAATATATTAGTGCTTTTAATTAAATAAATGAGAGGGGGAGGAATATAATGAAAATTACAGGGATAGTGAGAAAGGTCGACGAGCTGGGAAGAATTGTGATTCCAAAGGAAGTAAGAGAAAATATGGATATTGATGCGAAGGATTTCCTGGAGATTTATGTTGATGAGGAAACGGTTATTTTGAAGAAATATGAACCCGGATGTATATTCTGCGACATTTAGGATAAGAATATCTGCAGGAGCTGCAAGGATAAGTTGGTCAATATAACTTAAATATGTCAAAATTGAGATTTAACCGGAAGGGAGCTTAGTGGTAGATTTATATACGTTAGGAAATTTATCTAGGTTTATATTTTTTCATTTAACCATAAGTGCCGGTTTTTAGGCCGGCGCTTTTTA is a genomic window of Halarsenatibacter silvermanii containing:
- a CDS encoding AbrB/MazE/SpoVT family DNA-binding domain-containing protein, with amino-acid sequence MKITGIVRKVDELGRIVIPKEVRENMDIDAKDFLEIYVDEETVILKKYEPGCIFCDI